Proteins from a genomic interval of uncultured Desulfuromusa sp.:
- a CDS encoding NADH-quinone oxidoreductase subunit B family protein — protein MAEQKKSLLNVHSYSKECAERYDGADLQQTKTSDGPPLIQMKLSDAIFDLCRANSLWPLTFGLSCCAIEMMCCGMARFDMARYGAEVFRPSPRQSDLMIVAGTVNRKMAPALVTLYEQMPAPRYVIAMGNCAVAGGPFAVEANYDVVLGVDKLIPVDVYIPGCPPRPEALIEGILQLQEKMTGKRFPFPQNKMPEGA, from the coding sequence GTGGCCGAACAGAAGAAAAGCCTGCTAAACGTCCACTCCTATTCGAAGGAGTGTGCAGAGCGCTATGACGGCGCTGATCTGCAGCAAACCAAAACTTCAGATGGACCACCCCTGATACAGATGAAGTTGTCTGATGCGATCTTCGATCTGTGTCGGGCGAACTCTCTCTGGCCCCTGACTTTTGGTCTCTCCTGCTGTGCTATCGAGATGATGTGTTGCGGTATGGCACGCTTTGATATGGCACGCTATGGAGCTGAAGTCTTTCGACCGTCTCCGCGTCAATCGGATTTGATGATTGTTGCTGGTACGGTGAATCGCAAGATGGCACCTGCGTTGGTGACATTGTATGAGCAAATGCCGGCTCCCCGCTACGTCATTGCTATGGGAAACTGTGCTGTGGCCGGTGGTCCTTTTGCGGTTGAAGCAAACTATGATGTTGTTCTGGGTGTTGATAAGCTGATTCCGGTGGATGTTTATATTCCCGGCTGTCCGCCGCGTCCGGAGGCTTTGATTGAAGGTATTCTGCAGTTGCAGGAGAAAATGACCGGCAAGCGCTTCCCGTTCCCGCAAAACAAGATGCCGGAGGGGGCGTAG
- the cas6f gene encoding type I-F CRISPR-associated endoribonuclease Cas6/Csy4, producing MKYFTELTLLPSLEIPLHFIWQKLYQQIHLVLAENKIAENSSKVGVSFPEYNADEFLLGTKLRLFAADEQTLRALQCEKWLERLRDYVHVNGIKPVPENVTEYACFRHIKMKGSKEKLARRRAKRKKETIQQALAYFADYKEPQSKLPYINMVSQTNGQHFRLFIEKQSVAQPQSGYFSCYGLSHTVTVPLF from the coding sequence ATGAAATACTTCACTGAATTAACATTGTTGCCAAGCTTGGAGATACCCCTTCATTTTATCTGGCAAAAGCTTTATCAGCAAATTCACCTTGTTTTGGCGGAGAACAAGATTGCTGAAAATTCATCAAAAGTAGGAGTCTCCTTTCCTGAATACAATGCTGATGAATTTCTTCTCGGGACAAAATTACGGTTGTTTGCTGCGGATGAACAGACGCTGAGGGCTTTGCAGTGTGAAAAATGGCTGGAACGATTACGCGATTATGTGCATGTGAACGGCATAAAACCGGTTCCAGAGAATGTAACCGAATACGCTTGTTTCAGGCATATCAAAATGAAAGGCAGCAAGGAAAAATTGGCTAGACGCAGGGCGAAACGTAAAAAAGAAACAATACAGCAGGCTCTGGCCTATTTTGCAGACTATAAAGAGCCGCAAAGCAAGCTCCCGTATATCAACATGGTTAGTCAGACAAATGGACAGCATTTCCGGCTATTCATTGAGAAGCAGTCAGTGGCGCAGCCTCAAAGTGGCTATTTCTCCTGCTATGGGTTGAGTCATACGGTCACAGTCCCGTTGTTTTGA
- a CDS encoding NADH-quinone oxidoreductase subunit A: MIESYIVEYMYVWVLLIMGIICGLAPLIISALFAPRHLYNKTRDTYECGMDPYGTAWNIRFDISYYLYALIFLAFDVDVLYLFPVATAFDKVSAVRGISEIMIFVGILSLAIVYAWVKGVFTWPNRRKAC, from the coding sequence ATGATCGAAAGCTATATTGTTGAATATATGTATGTGTGGGTCCTTTTGATCATGGGTATTATCTGTGGTCTGGCACCGCTGATAATCTCAGCGCTTTTTGCCCCACGCCACCTGTATAACAAGACACGGGATACATACGAGTGTGGTATGGACCCCTACGGAACGGCATGGAATATCCGTTTTGATATTTCCTATTATCTCTATGCACTTATTTTCCTGGCTTTTGATGTTGACGTTCTATATCTGTTTCCTGTCGCCACGGCCTTTGACAAGGTTTCAGCGGTGCGGGGAATTTCTGAAATAATGATTTTTGTTGGTATTCTATCTCTGGCAATTGTTTATGCCTGGGTTAAGGGAGTATTTACGTGGCCGAACAGAAGAAAAGCCTGCTAA
- a CDS encoding NADH-quinone oxidoreductase subunit C, protein MDINTVKKQWQELSAAIEEVDYAVSGHDYNVCLQGEKIRDFATLMLEEGFYLVDLMAVHVAPAIEMVYQFAHYESRCRVMARAFVNENGEIATISDIYQGANWHERETRDFHGVVFVDHPYLFPLILPEEDVDLKPLLKQEGKLKDVDAVRRKPPEPAPEPKPKVKPEAADAKPEAAKSQEQS, encoded by the coding sequence ATGGATATTAATACAGTTAAGAAGCAGTGGCAGGAGTTGTCAGCGGCAATTGAAGAAGTCGATTACGCTGTGAGCGGGCATGACTACAATGTGTGTTTGCAGGGCGAAAAAATCCGCGATTTTGCGACGTTGATGCTCGAGGAAGGTTTTTATCTGGTTGATTTGATGGCGGTGCATGTGGCACCGGCGATTGAGATGGTTTATCAGTTTGCACATTATGAAAGCCGCTGTCGGGTTATGGCGCGTGCTTTCGTTAATGAAAACGGTGAAATCGCAACCATCTCTGATATTTATCAGGGAGCGAATTGGCATGAGCGGGAGACACGGGACTTTCACGGTGTCGTGTTTGTTGATCATCCCTATCTCTTCCCCTTGATTCTGCCTGAAGAGGATGTCGACCTGAAGCCGCTGTTGAAACAAGAAGGGAAGCTCAAAGACGTTGATGCTGTAAGGCGTAAACCGCCAGAGCCTGCGCCTGAGCCAAAACCTAAGGTCAAGCCTGAGGCTGCAGATGCTAAACCTGAAGCCGCTAAGAGTCAGGAGCAAAGCTGA
- the csy2 gene encoding type I-F CRISPR-associated protein Csy2 gives MSQYLLINRIKVQGANAVSGFTWGFPAITHFLGFTHNLTLKLQKHSVLSDIQLSGCAVIAHQHQVHTYGYNQFIQSKNPAYQYGEEPKNKVGSPPIIEEGKMNMTVSLLVGCDGNIGNREEALKKWLFSSCNRQRLAGGTVLDIGGVELFTIDDGQNNILRALTRKLLPGFVLQDRSAYLEKHVNKLQKQNEQAELFDAWLDFIALKQTARPISERINRHLIQQAELSSENEASRQLLKTWLDHLEKPYDQNLIPEKLKSYFGFMSENSANRQLLAQWKEYCEPNEKTDADWRYVPKPEQGFLVPIMVGYKAISQIYKNDEVANTRDHETDVCFVEAVHSIGEWQGVHRIRDEASLKQSLWHYDFQKHWYLCKQTSAESSPNGFEIYHENPDDFS, from the coding sequence ATGAGCCAGTATCTATTGATCAACCGTATTAAGGTGCAAGGGGCTAATGCCGTTTCAGGTTTTACCTGGGGCTTTCCAGCCATTACTCATTTTTTAGGGTTTACCCATAATTTGACTCTCAAACTTCAGAAACACTCCGTGCTTTCAGACATCCAGCTGTCGGGGTGTGCAGTGATTGCGCACCAGCACCAGGTTCATACTTATGGCTACAATCAATTTATTCAAAGTAAAAATCCGGCTTACCAATATGGCGAAGAGCCAAAAAACAAGGTGGGTTCGCCGCCTATCATCGAAGAAGGAAAAATGAACATGACAGTTTCTCTGCTTGTTGGCTGTGATGGCAATATTGGTAATCGAGAAGAGGCATTGAAGAAATGGTTGTTCAGTAGCTGTAATCGGCAACGTCTGGCCGGAGGCACTGTTCTGGATATCGGAGGGGTTGAACTATTTACCATTGATGATGGGCAAAACAACATCCTGAGAGCGCTCACCAGAAAGCTGTTGCCAGGATTTGTTTTGCAGGATCGCTCTGCATATCTCGAAAAGCATGTTAACAAATTGCAGAAGCAAAATGAGCAGGCCGAGTTGTTCGATGCATGGCTGGATTTTATCGCACTCAAGCAAACAGCCAGACCAATTTCAGAGCGAATAAACCGTCATTTGATTCAACAGGCTGAATTATCTTCGGAGAATGAAGCGTCCCGGCAATTATTAAAAACGTGGCTGGATCACCTGGAAAAACCTTATGACCAGAATTTGATTCCTGAGAAATTAAAAAGTTACTTCGGGTTCATGTCTGAAAATAGCGCGAACAGACAGCTGCTTGCTCAATGGAAAGAGTATTGTGAACCAAATGAAAAAACAGATGCGGATTGGCGATATGTTCCAAAACCGGAGCAGGGGTTTCTGGTGCCCATCATGGTCGGCTACAAGGCTATTTCTCAAATCTATAAAAATGATGAAGTCGCCAATACTCGCGATCATGAAACCGATGTCTGCTTTGTCGAAGCTGTGCACAGTATTGGGGAGTGGCAAGGCGTTCATCGCATTAGAGATGAAGCGTCATTAAAACAGTCATTGTGGCACTACGATTTTCAAAAGCACTGGTATCTGTGCAAGCAGACCTCTGCTGAGAGTAGCCCTAATGGATTCGAAATTTATCACGAAAATCCAGACGATTTTTCCTGA
- the cas1f gene encoding type I-F CRISPR-associated endonuclease Cas1f, whose product MEDFSPSDLKTILHSKRANLYYLEYCRVMQKDGRVLYLTEDKKSHLYFNIPIANTTVLLLGNGTSITQAAVRMLAQAGVLIGFSGGGGTPLYMGTEIEWLTPQSEYRPTEYLQGWLSFWFDDGLRLKAAKELQIARVDYLRKVWRKDRELKAAGFDADCLEIDAALDASLRQIRTATKTTFLLAAEAKLTKQLYKQAAHNTSIKDFTREREATDRANSFLNHGNYLAYGLAASTLWVLGIPHSFAVMHGKTRRGALVFDVADLVKDAIVLPWAFICAKENATNQEFRQQCLQAFADHKVLDYMFDHVKKVALQGRELNMEDSAS is encoded by the coding sequence ATGGAAGATTTTTCGCCATCTGATTTAAAAACAATCCTGCACTCGAAACGGGCTAACCTGTACTACCTTGAATATTGCCGGGTGATGCAGAAAGACGGTCGCGTGCTTTATTTAACCGAAGACAAGAAAAGCCACCTCTACTTCAATATCCCCATTGCCAATACAACAGTCCTTTTATTGGGAAACGGGACTTCAATCACCCAAGCGGCGGTGCGGATGCTGGCTCAGGCCGGAGTTCTCATTGGTTTTTCCGGCGGCGGCGGAACCCCTCTTTATATGGGGACTGAAATTGAATGGTTGACGCCTCAGAGTGAATATCGCCCTACAGAATACCTGCAAGGTTGGCTCTCTTTCTGGTTTGATGATGGATTGAGATTAAAGGCGGCCAAAGAACTTCAAATTGCCCGCGTCGATTATTTGCGTAAGGTCTGGCGCAAAGATCGCGAGTTGAAAGCAGCAGGATTTGACGCTGATTGCCTTGAGATTGATGCTGCTCTGGATGCTTCTCTCAGGCAAATCAGGACAGCTACAAAAACAACTTTTTTATTGGCAGCCGAGGCCAAACTCACCAAACAGCTCTATAAACAGGCCGCTCACAATACAAGCATAAAAGATTTTACCCGCGAACGAGAGGCTACAGATAGAGCCAACTCTTTTCTCAACCACGGCAACTATCTCGCCTACGGTCTTGCCGCCAGCACCCTGTGGGTATTGGGAATACCACATAGTTTTGCGGTGATGCATGGGAAAACCCGGCGTGGAGCACTGGTATTTGATGTCGCAGATCTGGTTAAGGATGCCATCGTTCTGCCCTGGGCGTTTATCTGTGCCAAAGAGAATGCCACAAATCAGGAATTTCGCCAGCAATGCCTTCAGGCTTTTGCCGATCATAAAGTTCTGGATTATATGTTCGATCATGTGAAGAAGGTTGCTTTGCAAGGGAGAGAGCTGAATATGGAGGACTCTGCGTCATGA
- the csy3 gene encoding type I-F CRISPR-associated protein Csy3 — protein sequence MINLPSMLSFERKLETSDGLMFAGNWGDNDQQEKWSSISIVKRQNRSTQSAYGIDDIKKTAPNPVSSDSDDANLPIGKDTLCVSFTLRVVGNLGEPFACNKPDFARVIKEKVKAFKVSEGIHDLAFRYAYNIANGRFLWRNRVGAEKVLIQVRLHGDESPLIFNAYDFSLKDFETGSNNEDLKRLANVIREGLASDRESSLAFVKVDAFVKLGDGQHVFPSQEMNMGEKKKKLFQLDGTAAMHNVKIGNAIRTIDTWYGDSMLIKAEGKGKTETVDVDVRVPIAVEPYGSVTQHGRAYRPSKIDLYTLMRSWVNGGEIENNQKKYVVANLIRGGVFGGDSEG from the coding sequence ATGATTAATTTACCTAGCATGTTGTCTTTTGAGCGCAAATTAGAAACATCGGATGGCCTGATGTTTGCCGGCAACTGGGGCGACAATGATCAGCAAGAAAAATGGAGTTCAATTTCGATTGTTAAGCGGCAAAATCGATCGACACAAAGTGCTTATGGCATTGACGATATTAAAAAAACAGCGCCTAACCCTGTATCCTCTGACAGCGATGATGCCAATCTGCCAATAGGCAAAGATACGCTTTGCGTCAGCTTCACATTGCGTGTCGTTGGTAATCTTGGCGAACCTTTTGCTTGCAATAAGCCAGATTTTGCCCGAGTCATTAAAGAGAAGGTTAAAGCGTTCAAGGTGTCGGAAGGTATCCATGATCTGGCTTTCCGCTATGCCTACAACATTGCGAATGGGCGATTTCTCTGGCGCAATCGGGTTGGCGCTGAAAAAGTATTAATACAAGTCCGGCTTCATGGAGATGAGTCTCCGCTCATCTTTAACGCCTATGATTTCTCATTGAAAGATTTTGAAACCGGCAGTAATAACGAGGATCTCAAAAGATTAGCTAATGTCATTCGTGAGGGGCTGGCCAGCGATAGAGAGAGCAGCCTTGCTTTTGTAAAAGTGGATGCCTTTGTCAAACTGGGTGATGGACAACATGTGTTTCCATCCCAGGAAATGAATATGGGCGAAAAGAAGAAAAAATTATTTCAACTTGATGGCACAGCCGCAATGCATAATGTCAAAATCGGTAATGCCATACGCACTATCGATACCTGGTACGGCGATTCAATGTTGATCAAGGCAGAGGGCAAAGGAAAAACTGAAACTGTTGATGTAGATGTCAGAGTTCCCATCGCTGTCGAGCCGTATGGCTCGGTTACCCAGCATGGTCGTGCCTATCGGCCGTCCAAAATTGATCTCTATACACTGATGCGAAGCTGGGTCAATGGTGGCGAAATTGAGAACAATCAAAAAAAATATGTGGTGGCCAACTTGATTAGAGGAGGTGTGTTTGGTGGAGACTCAGAAGGATGA
- the cas3f gene encoding type I-F CRISPR-associated helicase Cas3f encodes MMVTFVSQCEKKALKKTRRVLDAFADRIGDNTWQTVITEEGLNTVKKMLRQTASKSTAVSCHWIRSRSRSQFLWVVGNKSKFDQRGVVPVNSTEQEVNHYADNHRWKTSDVIQYAAAIAGLFHDFGKASALFQKKLNPDEKTENFEPYRHEWVSYRLFETFVGKKTDVQWLEAMTDLQKEMFTMGHFRDGLDENEPPKLSNLPPFAQLVAWLLVTHHKLPLYPGWIKTSSPNLKDIDEWLDGNFSALWNSFNCNDDDQKERIDANWSFSALPVESMQWRSRACMLASEAGVQLRSCFNTETNWLQEHIFTTHLSRLSLMLADHFYSSQKTVTEAWRNPHYKVYANTQWVDGKKQHKQQLDEHLIGVAYHAENIVKALPRLNASLLSLESNPELTGNVSKEFKGAFGWQDSARKLAEKIGKETIEKGFFGINMASTGKGKTRANAKIMAALGVQSGRVRFSVALGLRVLTLQTGREFQDELKLSDEELAIAVGGTTVKQLFENQQARRNPRKASDETDSPEEIGSESREELLDPDLYVHYKGVAEKHSLSEWTKQEKGLDALLQAPVLVSTIDHLMPATEGTKSGKQIPATLRLLSSDLVLDEPDDFGLEDLPALCRLVHWSGMLGSRVLLSTATIPPALAYSLFQAYKAGWSQYAKANIEGWSDEIACAWFDEWGCDYSHHKELDTFKKAHEKFVQKRINYLQTLPAKRWAEILTVEREEGKTIAESMAVDIQAGAIRLHQDHCISRQGKSLSIGLVRMANINPLVAVAKSLLKKDAPANRSIHYCVYHSRYPLAIRSSIESKLDRQLNRKTPDAIWQEPEIQQALKNFPDAQHHIFIVLASPVAEVGRDHDYDWAIVEPSSMRSIIQLAGRVLRHREQVPAKPNILLLNKNYKALSSKDVCFERPGFESKKLIMGSHDLFEVLDEEQYQQITATQRITLPTAEIYNPGSESKYKNLVGLEHKALHGRLFDKKTGARLWWEKHPHWCGEVQRQQRFRDSKKNEAYFLWLDDEYSKPIWKWKNEGISPPEFGEPIAKINSVVLEDIGSGNDFWFKQDALTVYQQLSEDFGFELGEVSRRFGEVRLTEYGNTVQEYNYHSSLGIYQDIGSEK; translated from the coding sequence ATGATGGTGACCTTTGTCTCCCAATGCGAAAAGAAAGCACTAAAAAAGACCCGCCGGGTCCTTGATGCTTTTGCCGACCGTATAGGCGACAACACCTGGCAGACGGTGATTACCGAAGAGGGGCTTAATACCGTCAAAAAAATGCTGCGCCAGACCGCCAGCAAAAGCACCGCTGTTTCCTGCCACTGGATTAGAAGCCGCTCCAGAAGTCAGTTTTTGTGGGTGGTGGGGAATAAAAGTAAATTCGACCAGCGGGGAGTGGTGCCGGTGAATAGTACAGAACAAGAAGTGAACCACTATGCAGATAATCATCGATGGAAAACTTCGGATGTTATTCAATACGCTGCCGCTATAGCTGGGTTGTTTCATGATTTTGGCAAAGCCTCGGCCTTATTCCAGAAGAAACTGAATCCTGACGAAAAAACTGAAAACTTTGAACCCTACCGGCACGAATGGGTTTCTTATCGACTTTTCGAGACATTCGTTGGAAAGAAAACCGATGTGCAGTGGCTGGAAGCAATGACCGATCTTCAGAAAGAAATGTTCACGATGGGTCACTTCAGAGATGGCTTAGATGAAAATGAACCGCCTAAATTATCTAACCTTCCTCCGTTTGCACAACTCGTTGCGTGGTTGCTTGTGACACATCACAAGTTACCCCTTTATCCTGGATGGATAAAAACGTCTTCGCCAAACTTGAAAGATATTGATGAATGGCTGGATGGTAATTTCAGTGCCCTGTGGAATTCATTCAATTGTAATGACGATGACCAGAAAGAACGGATAGACGCAAATTGGAGCTTTTCTGCGCTTCCCGTAGAAAGTATGCAGTGGCGATCAAGAGCTTGCATGCTTGCTTCTGAAGCAGGTGTTCAATTGCGTTCCTGCTTCAATACAGAAACCAATTGGTTGCAAGAGCATATTTTCACTACTCATCTGTCTCGCCTCTCCCTGATGCTGGCAGATCATTTCTATTCGTCACAAAAAACAGTCACTGAAGCATGGCGCAATCCACACTATAAAGTGTATGCCAACACACAGTGGGTTGATGGCAAAAAACAACATAAACAACAACTGGACGAACACTTGATCGGTGTAGCATATCATGCAGAAAATATTGTTAAGGCCTTGCCTCGATTGAATGCCTCTCTTCTGTCATTGGAGTCTAACCCAGAACTGACTGGCAACGTTTCTAAAGAATTTAAAGGAGCCTTCGGCTGGCAGGATAGTGCACGGAAACTGGCGGAGAAAATTGGCAAAGAGACGATTGAAAAAGGTTTTTTCGGCATCAATATGGCATCAACCGGTAAGGGGAAAACCCGAGCCAATGCCAAGATTATGGCAGCATTGGGGGTGCAAAGCGGTCGTGTGCGTTTCAGCGTAGCCTTGGGGCTTCGTGTGCTAACGTTGCAAACGGGCAGAGAGTTTCAGGATGAGCTCAAGCTGTCAGATGAAGAGTTGGCCATTGCCGTTGGCGGTACTACTGTAAAGCAACTTTTCGAAAATCAGCAAGCCCGAAGGAATCCGAGAAAAGCTTCTGATGAAACTGATTCACCAGAAGAGATTGGCAGTGAATCACGGGAAGAGTTGCTTGATCCGGATTTGTATGTTCACTACAAGGGTGTGGCCGAAAAGCACAGCCTGAGCGAGTGGACAAAACAAGAAAAAGGTCTGGATGCGTTGCTTCAGGCACCCGTGCTCGTCAGTACGATAGATCATTTGATGCCTGCCACAGAAGGTACAAAAAGCGGCAAACAAATTCCTGCCACATTACGTTTATTATCCTCCGATCTGGTACTGGATGAACCTGACGATTTTGGCCTGGAAGATCTACCCGCATTGTGTCGTCTGGTGCATTGGTCGGGAATGTTGGGTAGTCGTGTATTGCTTTCAACTGCAACGATCCCACCCGCATTGGCCTACTCGCTGTTTCAGGCATATAAAGCCGGGTGGTCACAATATGCGAAAGCGAATATTGAAGGGTGGTCAGATGAAATTGCCTGCGCGTGGTTCGATGAATGGGGGTGCGATTACAGCCATCACAAGGAACTTGATACTTTCAAAAAGGCGCACGAAAAATTTGTACAGAAGCGCATCAATTATTTGCAGACACTTCCAGCAAAGCGCTGGGCCGAGATCCTCACGGTAGAACGAGAAGAAGGTAAAACCATTGCAGAAAGCATGGCTGTTGATATTCAGGCCGGGGCAATACGTCTGCATCAGGATCATTGTATTAGTCGACAAGGAAAATCACTCTCTATTGGATTGGTGCGTATGGCCAATATCAATCCACTGGTTGCAGTCGCTAAATCCCTATTAAAAAAAGACGCTCCAGCAAATAGGAGCATCCATTATTGTGTCTATCATAGCCGTTACCCTTTGGCGATACGTTCATCCATTGAAAGTAAGCTGGACAGACAGTTAAACAGAAAAACACCAGACGCCATTTGGCAAGAACCAGAAATTCAGCAAGCTTTGAAAAATTTTCCTGATGCGCAACATCATATCTTTATCGTGTTGGCATCCCCCGTAGCCGAAGTCGGTCGGGATCACGATTACGACTGGGCGATTGTTGAACCCAGTTCCATGCGTTCCATCATTCAACTTGCAGGCAGGGTATTAAGGCACCGGGAGCAGGTGCCTGCAAAACCCAATATCTTGTTGTTGAACAAAAATTATAAGGCACTTTCTAGCAAGGATGTGTGTTTTGAGCGGCCGGGGTTTGAATCGAAAAAGCTGATCATGGGTTCACATGATTTGTTTGAAGTTTTGGATGAAGAGCAATACCAACAAATCACCGCAACCCAGAGAATCACACTTCCAACAGCAGAAATATACAACCCAGGTTCAGAAAGTAAGTATAAAAATTTGGTGGGATTGGAGCACAAAGCTTTGCATGGCCGATTGTTCGATAAAAAGACAGGAGCAAGGCTATGGTGGGAAAAGCATCCACACTGGTGCGGTGAAGTTCAGCGGCAACAGCGTTTTCGTGATTCAAAAAAAAATGAAGCATATTTCCTTTGGCTGGATGATGAATATTCCAAACCGATCTGGAAATGGAAAAACGAGGGAATCTCCCCGCCAGAATTTGGAGAGCCTATAGCTAAAATTAATTCAGTTGTATTGGAAGATATCGGATCAGGTAATGATTTCTGGTTTAAACAAGATGCTTTGACGGTTTATCAGCAACTGTCCGAAGATTTTGGTTTTGAATTGGGAGAAGTTAGTCGCCGGTTTGGTGAGGTTCGACTCACGGAATATGGCAATACTGTGCAGGAATATAATTACCATTCGAGTTTGGGTATTTATCAGGATATTGGGAGCGAGAAATGA
- the csy1 gene encoding type I-F CRISPR-associated protein Csy1, with protein sequence MNEEIQRLETWNDVIVDFIKERKEQKIIDLLSKKDTKIKPDDEKQAINIQLEEVLKNEKINEKDIKEIVDTKNVGKNKIKKFDFVLNQYKKLMNLSPELKSVSDISRRYDERRKMIEDDHEPKYWLDMYAKYAKGVSFATHVAKLTHSSIKGASSFFVQPDVENSVPYLSTSNLSNPIIDSAIDNAAYTPVVNLLKLELNGKSIATLLSANDSLPFQNLTSDKEQLGHWVKEFSAALSAPNLASHSLAKQIYFPISTRPFSYHLLCILNSSTMAHRVFESFSKNKDEAQNKFFDKNKFHKSEVIRYPGRATLALTSMDSAKNVSPLHSKRGGKLHLFPTRPPTWQTQLKPPIYRKSLFDDFYNSSIHAELDYLRDFLLRFKQLDLSIKDPRRMRHLERWVNNLIDEFLFYVSTIQSLQSGWSIQEGIMLKREHQYLLDPYRMDEAFQSARQGGDWQAVIRADFALWLNRQLRSKDNQFTPQKEHTQLWKKLLEVPLRELMEPIEIELKQQARWSV encoded by the coding sequence ATGAACGAAGAAATCCAGAGGCTTGAAACATGGAATGATGTGATTGTTGATTTTATCAAGGAAAGGAAAGAACAGAAAATTATTGATTTACTATCCAAAAAAGACACAAAGATAAAGCCGGATGATGAAAAACAAGCGATTAATATTCAGCTTGAGGAAGTACTGAAAAACGAAAAGATAAATGAAAAAGATATTAAAGAAATTGTCGATACTAAAAATGTAGGAAAAAATAAGATTAAAAAATTTGATTTTGTTTTAAATCAATACAAAAAGCTAATGAATCTATCGCCTGAATTGAAATCGGTGAGTGATATTTCCAGAAGATACGATGAGCGTAGAAAAATGATAGAAGATGACCATGAACCCAAATATTGGCTTGATATGTATGCTAAATATGCCAAAGGTGTAAGTTTCGCAACCCATGTAGCAAAGCTAACGCATTCTAGTATAAAAGGTGCCTCTTCATTTTTTGTTCAGCCTGACGTAGAAAATAGTGTCCCATATTTGTCAACGAGTAACCTATCAAACCCTATTATTGATAGCGCTATTGATAATGCAGCGTATACACCAGTAGTTAATTTATTAAAGTTAGAGCTTAATGGGAAATCCATTGCAACGTTATTGTCGGCGAATGACTCTTTGCCTTTTCAGAATTTAACATCTGATAAAGAGCAGCTAGGCCATTGGGTTAAAGAATTTAGTGCTGCTTTATCTGCCCCCAATCTGGCCAGTCATTCTTTAGCAAAGCAGATATACTTTCCAATATCAACGAGACCATTCAGTTATCACTTACTATGCATCCTCAACTCATCAACGATGGCGCATAGGGTCTTTGAATCTTTCTCAAAAAATAAAGACGAAGCTCAGAACAAGTTTTTTGACAAAAACAAATTTCATAAAAGCGAAGTTATTCGTTATCCGGGAAGGGCTACTCTTGCACTCACCTCAATGGATTCAGCAAAAAATGTGTCACCATTACACAGTAAAAGAGGAGGCAAGCTGCACCTCTTTCCTACTCGGCCACCAACATGGCAAACCCAACTGAAACCGCCCATTTACCGAAAATCACTGTTTGATGATTTTTACAACTCATCTATCCATGCAGAGCTTGATTACCTTCGCGACTTTCTTTTGCGATTCAAACAGTTGGATTTGAGCATCAAAGACCCCAGGCGCATGAGGCATTTGGAGCGTTGGGTGAATAATCTGATTGATGAGTTTCTGTTTTATGTTTCAACCATACAAAGCCTGCAATCTGGCTGGTCAATTCAGGAAGGGATCATGCTTAAAAGAGAGCACCAATATCTGCTTGATCCTTATCGTATGGATGAGGCATTTCAATCGGCAAGGCAAGGTGGCGATTGGCAGGCTGTGATCCGCGCAGACTTTGCCCTGTGGTTGAACCGGCAGCTGCGGAGCAAAGATAATCAGTTTACGCCACAAAAAGAACATACGCAGCTTTGGAAGAAGTTGCTGGAAGTACCGCTGCGGGAGCTGATGGAGCCAATTGAGATTGAGTTGAAACAACAAGCGAGGTGGTCCGTATGA